The Euwallacea fornicatus isolate EFF26 chromosome 14, ASM4011564v1, whole genome shotgun sequence nucleotide sequence ATCCAGGTTCAACATCACGGTAATTAGTTACCAGATAGCCGATTATGGCATTCTCACCCGTGGTGAGCTTACGCGCGATTTTGCACATATCAATAATCAATAATCAACAATTTTTCTGCAGGCAAGGGCTGTCATATCACCTGCAAATCCCTTCGGTGACGATATAACAGGTGACATCATATGTGCCAAGAAAATCTTTTCAGAAACCCAAAGATTAGATCAGATTGGCTTCAGCGCTTGGATTAAGTACCATGTTTGCATGGGTGATCAGACTAAATGGCTTTCAGAATGTAgtgtttatgatttttatattAGTGTATTTATTACcggttaaattattgttatttgcaGTAGATTAATCACTCCACGCATTAGCCAGCGCCTTAAATCGTTCAAGCGaagataaattcaattaaatgttagacatattattattaaaaaataaaataataatgagaagaaattaaaaagaacatcaagaaaaatgcaaaacttacaaataatttaacacaCTTACGTAACATTGGATGAgatatattatttcaaataaaatttttcattttcaacaatttttattgatccATAGTTAAGATCAATGATCAGATACCTAGGAATGTCTCGCGTATTCTTTTGctacattaaaatataaacaaacacagaaataaatatgaattgatAACATTACACAACaaaggatttttattttacacacAATATTACAAGAACTCTTCACATACGTTAATGTTCCGGAATACGAAACCGGTAGATTCGCTTATGGGTCTCACCAGGATCCAGATAATTCCTTCTGTAATGGTCATGATGGTCATCTTCAAAGGTTGTAGAGTGAACATGGTCTTCGCTGTACTTTGGTGATTTTATTATCTCAAAGGTGGTTTTCTCTTGGTTTCCTGCGATGAGTTTCTTGAGCCCTAAAATGGCGCTGAGCAGTAATGCCATTTTACCTATCAATATCGCTGTGCCTGACATGATGGCGATACCTATAACAAATTATCATGAATCGTAAGAGTCActagagaaaatatttatggttCAAGATGATATAATTCAAGGCATCCTCTGATTGTTCTCAGGATcaataatttgataaaatttatcacGTATTCATGAATCTTATGatgatttgttttttaatttaaacttcgcgaagccaaatttttttaaattgttttcagatAATTAAAACGTCactaaattttaagtaattaagAACTTTAATTGTTTGAGatcacttttttattattcattttaattacgCCATGGTGATCTCTCCAGCTGAACCACTCGTATAATCGAAGCACCTAATTACATACACCACTTAGCATATTGATTGCTGGTAAGTAGGGCATTATTATGAagattatattatatattaccGACAAACTGTTCAATGTAAATTAATAGTGCCAAATGAGAATGTTTATAAGACCATACTCGTACGTTGCATTAGGTTGGAGCAAAATGTATATCATAAATATGGATCATACTAAATGGAGTATTTCTGTGACAAAGCATCAAATACTTGAACAAATCACATTACTGACCTTTGTAAGCAAGGCCCAGAAAACTCCCCTTGATGGCCAGAGCAGCCAGCAATGGACCAtatcctcctcctcctttcTGTTTTCCGCCACCCCTGCGCCGGCCCCTATCTTCCAGTGCCTCTTCAGATAGGCTTCTTCCAGCTTGTTCAATTAATTTGGGCAAGTTTACTTCTACTCTATGTGTATCCAGAAACCTTAatccaagaaaaaattaccTCCAAATGAAACTTTTGCTCTGCTACAATACCTGTTAGTCCTGTCTTCTAATAAACTATTCAAATCATCACTAGTCAAGTTTTCCACCTTAGCCGCGTTAAAGTTAAGTCCACTCACACTTTTACCCATTCGATGATTGGCGACAATTTCGAGTCCTT carries:
- the Osi11 gene encoding uncharacterized protein Osi11; this encodes MRLLALILATFCGTLHPATGQNEHLSRSQVFQKFFGQCSQKEEVIRCLKIQALKVAERALHIKSFNVVEGLEIVANHRMGKSVSGLNFNAAKVENLTSDDLNSLLEDRTNRFLDTHRVEVNLPKLIEQAGRSLSEEALEDRGRRRGGGKQKGGGGYGPLLAALAIKGSFLGLAYKGIAIMSGTAILIGKMALLLSAILGLKKLIAGNQEKTTFEIIKSPKYSEDHVHSTTFEDDHHDHYRRNYLDPGETHKRIYRFRIPEH